The Thalassospira sp. TSL5-1 sequence CCGATGCCGGGGTCAAGCGCCTTTATGCCGTAACGGGTGACAGCCTTAATCTTCTCAATGATGCCATTCGCCGTGACGGGCGAATTGACTGGATCCATGTGCGCCACGAAGAAGCCGGGGCCTATGCGGCAATGGCCGAAGGGGTACTGGGCGGGCTTGGCTGTTGCGCTGGAAGCTCCGGCCCGGGTCATGTTCATTTGATCAACGGCCTTTATGATGCGCACCGCTGGGGCGCGCCGGTGATTGCCCTGCCATCCACCATTGATCGTGCTGATTATGGCATGGAATCGTTTCAGGAAACCGATCTTGGCATGTTCGATGGCTGTAGCTGGTATAATGAACTGGCGCAAATCCCTGAACAGGCCCCCAGAATGCTGCAACAGGCGCTGCAAAACGCCATTACCCGCAAGGGGGTGGGCGTGTTTGGCTATAGTGGCGATATTCTGCCGCTGGATCTGCCTGAAACCGCCATTGCCTCCCCGGTTTATCGTCCGGGCACTGTGCTGCGCCCCGATGATGGGGCGCTGGATGATCTGGCAAAAATGCTGACCGGGGCCAAGCGCCCGTTCATTTATGGCGGTATGGGGTGTGATGCGGCGCGCGATCAGGTCCGTGAACTTGCCCGTCGTTTGAATGCGCCGGTCGGCTGGACGCTCAAGGGGAAAATGGCGCTGGAACATGACAATCCCAATGGGGTGGGCATGACCGGCTTTATTGGTGGCAAGGCCTGTGCCGATGCGATTGCCAGGGCCGATGTGGTGTTGCTGCTGGGAACGGATTTTCCGTGGAAGGATTTCCTGCAAACCGATGCCCGCATTGCCCAGGTGTTAACGCATGGTGAACGGTTGGGCCGTCGCACCCATGTGAAAATGGGGCTGGTGGGCGATGTTCGCGCAACGCTGGATGCCCTGTTGCCCCGCCTTGAAACCCGCGCGGATGACAGCTTCCTGCAGGACCGGTTGAAGGCGGTAAAATCCGACCGGGACAATATGGTCCATCATGCGCAAAAACCGGGCAAAAAAGGCGAGATCAGCCCGGAATATCTGACCACCGCGATTAGCCGCCTGGCCGATGACGATGCCATTTTCACCGCCGATACCGGTATGACGACCGTATGGGCGGCACGCTATATTGAAAGCACCGGCAAGCGCAGTTTTATGGGCTCTTTCTCGCATGGCTCGATGGCCAATGCCATGCCCCAGGCCATCGGCGCTGCGTTGGCCGGAAATGGCCGCCAGACCATTGCGCTATGTGGCGATGGTGGCATTTCCATGTTGCTGGGCGACTTGGCAACCATCGGGCAATATCAGTTGCCGGTGAAAATGGTGGTCTATAACAATTCCAGCCTCGGCATGGTGGAAATTGAAATGCAGCTGGCCGGGATTCCCAATTTCCAGACGGAAATGGTCAACCCGGATTTCGCCGCCATTGCCGAGGCCTGTGGTATTCGCGGTGTGCAGGTTGAAGACCCGGAAAAACTGGATGATGCCCTGGAAATGGCGATGAACCATGAAGGCCCGGTGTTACTGGATGTGAAAACCGACCGTTATGCCGTTGCCATGCCGCCCCATACCAGCCCCGAACAGCTTGGCAAATATGCGTTAAGCGAGGCCAAAATGGTGCTGAACGGACGTGGCACCGAAGTGATCGAGCAGTTGAAAACCAACTTTAAATATCTGCGCGATCTTTAATGTCTTTCGCGCACCGGGGCAGGGCCGTTTGCTGTGTTCCGGTGCGGTTTGTTCTCTCCCTGCTTTGCCTTTTGCGCCCCCTTCGGTATTGGTGTTTTTTTCTTTATCCCGTGCTTTTCCCGCGACATGTTTTGCTGACCAGAACTGGAACCCCGATGACTAAAAAAGAAACGGTATTTTCCGCCTTTACTGGTGCGAATGGTCTGGTGCGGGCGATTTTGCCTTTGCTGGCGATTGCGGGGACGGTTTTTTGTCTGATTGCGGCGTTTTTTGCCGCGTCATGGCTGTGGGGGCTGGTGATTTGTCTGCCCATTCTCGCACTGGCGATCCATGATGTCTCCCAGCGCGATTATGCCATTTTGCGCAATTACCCGGTTCTGGGCTGGGCACGGTATCTGTTTCAGGATCTACGGCCTTACCTGCGGTCTTACATTGTCGAGGGTGATCTCGAAGGCCGCCCCTTTAACCAGGATCAGCGCCGCCTGGTCTATGAACGCGCACGGGATGAAGAGGATAATCACCCCTTCGGGACCGAGCTTGATGTTTACGCCCACGAATATCGCTGGATCAGCCATTCCATCGCTGCGACCGATGTGCCCGATACGGACCCGCGTATTACCATTGGCGGCCCGCAATGCAGCAAGCCCTATAATGCCTCGATCCTTAATATCTCCGCCATGAGCTTTGGCTCCCTTTCTGCCCGCGCGATCGAGGCACTGAATACCGGGGCGAAAATGGGTAATTTCGCCCATGATACCGGCGAAGGCTCGATCAGCCCTTATCACCGCAAGGGCGGTGGAGATTTGATCTGGGAGCTTGGCTCGGGCTATTTTGGCTGCCGGACGGAGGATGGCAATTTTGACGAAGACCTGTTTGTCAAAGCCGCCTGCACCGATCAGGTCAAGATGATTGAAATAAAACTCAGCCAGGGGGCAAAGCCCGGTCATGGCGGGGTGTTGCCTGCGGCCAAGGTCTCGCCGGAAATTGCCGAAACCCGCAAGGTGCCGCAGGGGCAGGATTGCGTTTCCCCCGCCGCGCACAAGGCCTTTTCCACCCCGCGCCAAATGCTGGAATTTGCTGCCCGCCTGCGCGACCTTTCCGGTGGCAAGCCTGTCGGCATCAAGCTGTGCGTGGGGCACCCGCACGAACCCTTTGCCATCGCCAAGGCAATGCTGGAAACCGGGATATATCTGGATTTTATCGTTGTGGACGGGGCCGAAGGCGGCACCGGGGCCGCCCCGATAGAGCTTTCAAACCATGTCGGCCAGCCGCTTTATGACGGGCTGGTGATCATGCGCAATGCGCTGGTGGGAACCGGCCTTAAAAAACATGTCCGCCTGGGTGCGAGTGGCAAGGTTCATTCCGGCAGCGGCATTGCGCACGCCATTGCGCTGGGCGCGGACTGGGTCAATGCCGCCCGCGCCTTTATGTTTTCGATTGGCTGTATTCAGTCAATGAATTGTCATAAGGGCAACTGCCCGGTGGGTGTTGCCACCCAGGACCCGCACCGCCAGCGCGGCCTTGTGGTCGAAGACAAAGCCGAACAGGTCGAACGCTTCCACCGCAAAACCGTGCGCGCCGCCCTGCAAATCTCCTGCGCAGCGGGCCTTGAAAGCATCCACGACCTCGAACCCCACCACCTCTTCCACCGCATCAGCCCCACCGAAGCCCGCACAGCCGACCAGATTTACCCGTTTGTCGCGGAGAACCAGTTGATCGAGGCCCCGGAGGATACGCCGTATGATCTTTGGTGGAAAGCAGCGTCAGCGGATAGCTTCAATGTCGCCAAACAAGTGGGAGAGGAGCATAAGGCGAAGTCGATGTGTGGATAAAAAGCAAGATTTTATGATGCTGTCATCGTTCAATCTTTTGCAGCCACGATAATATTCTAATTAATGTGCTTCCTGGGTTGTTATTGAAATAGAGTTGATGAAAATCACCTCTTTGTACCATTGCGCTCTTTTCGTGTTCGCTGGCGAGGTCAAATTTCACTAAAGAAATCATGTATTCTAATGTTGAAGATTTTTGTTTTTTCGTTATTTTGTCGATTCCGATTGATGTAATTATATCTCCAGTTTCTATTTTGCTTGTGTCTTTTATTGTTTCATGTTTGCAAGCCTTGATGTAGCAAGCTATTGCTGAAAGTAGTTGATAATCTTCGTCTAATCCACGCTCATCGCTCATGTTGTTTATGATTGCGTAGTATGCTAATATTCTTTCTATCTCACGATAAGATGGCTGGTTTATTTTGATGATTTCTGTTAATGCGGCTATGGTTGTCGGGTAGGCTATCTTTTCATTTTCCTCCGTCATCATATTAACGGCGTAATTTATAAAATTTTCTCCATCGTCTTTATTGTCATCGCTGCGTGTTCTTGGAAGAGATAACCAGATGTTTACAAATTTGTGTAAATAATTTTTTGCATTAATGTTTGGTCCGTACCTGAATCTTATTGACTCCTCTAATTGCTCGCGATTTGTTATCAAAATGAATATAATGCCATTTGCAGAAAACAAATGCTTTGTTTGTTCTAATAGGTCTAGCGCAAAATCTGGTCTGCATCTATCAAGTTCATCGATTATAAATATAATAGGCGCACCATTTCCTTCGTCTTCTGAAAATTTTTCAAGTTCTTTTTTGAAATCAGAAATTGCTTTTTTGTCGCTTTTGATGTTTTTAAGTTTTTCGCCAACGATTTCATCAACCTGATCTGATAGCAGGTTGGAGATACCATCCTCTGCTTTATCGATCATTGATCCACTAATTATTCCGGAAGTGGCAAGTTGAACGCCAAGCTTTATCGATCCTCTAGTTAGCGATTTTGCTGTTTTTGAAGCAATTCTTAAAAATTCCTTCTTTCTCTCCACGTTCTCACCAGATATTTTTGCATAAATCTCAGACGTAACGGCTAAAAAAGCATCTTTTTGATGGTCATTTTCAAATGCGTCAAAATAGATTGATTTTAATTTCTTTTCTCTTTGGTGTTCAATGTAGCCTCTCCACATTTTGATGAAGGTACTTTTTCCTTCACCCCAAGCGGAATCGATGGCAATGACCGGGCTGTCTGTAGCATTCTCAACAAGGTTTGCCAGTCTTTCGCCGAAACTCTTTCTTTTGAATATATCTAAATCTGGGTCAAATCCCATTTTTTCTGAGATTTCGATTTCTGGTATTTTGATTTTCATTTTGAAAAATTCTCTGCTGCGGTGCTTATTCAGTCGTCAGTATAGTTTCCTTTTTTAAAAAGAAAAAGCCGCCAAATTAAAAGTTGGCGGCTTGGTGTTATGGTATTGCCATTTGTTTATGCTGAAATAACCCTAACCAACTTATCCAAAAACACCTCACACCTTACCAACTGATCGAGTGCGATAAACTCGTCGGGTTTATGCGCCTGCTCGATGCTGCCGGGGCCGCAGACGACGGTGGGGATGTCGCCCAGTTCGGCGAAGATGCCGGCTTCGGTGCCGAAGCTGACTTTGCCGGTGGTGTTGGCCCCGGTCAGTTCCATGACAAGGCGGGTGACGTCATCGTCATCGCCGGTGGCAAGGCCGGCCACATCTGACATGGTTTCAATTTCGATGCCAACATCATCGTAGGTTTCGCGCATTTCCGGGTGCAGGACAGTGTCGATATAGTCCTGAATGGTCTGGCGGATTTCAGCACGGTCATGCAGGGGCAGGTTGCGATATTCAAAATCGAACCAGCAATTTTGCGGAATGATATTAAGCTGCGTACCGCCCTGGATCAGCCCGGTATGGACGGTGGTGTGGTTGGGGACAAAATCATTGTCGTGCGGGCCTTCGGTGCGGAATTTTTTGCCAAGCTGTTTTAAAAACACAATCAGCTCGGCCGCATATTCAATGGCATTGACCCCTTCGCCCGGCAGGGACGAATGGCCCGAACGGCCCGTCACATGGGCGCGGCCGGAAAACTTGCCTTTATGCTGGGTAATCACCTGCATGCTGGTCGGTTCGCCAACAATGCACATGGCCGGTTTACAATTCAGATCATTGATCATTTCCACCAGGCGCGGCGCACCGATGCAGCCCACTTCCTCGTCATAGGTAAAGGCGATATGGATGGGAACACGCAGATTTGCCTTGGCAAAATCCTCTGCCCGGCCCATCAGGCAGGCCAAAAAACCCTTCATGTCGCATGATCCGCGGCCATAAAGTTTGTCGCCGCGAATTTCGGTGGTGAAAGGGTCACTTTGCCAGACCTGGCCTTCCACCGGTACCACATCGCTATGCCCTGAAAGGATCACGCCGCCGGGCACATCGGGGCCGATGGAAGCATAAAGGTTGGCTTTGCCGTGATCATCGTCAAACACGGTGTGGCACCGATAGCCCAGACCTTTAAGGAAGTCCTGCGCCTGGTTGATCAGGGCAAGGTTGGAATCAAGGCTGGTGGTTTTGTGCGCAATCAGTTTCGCCAGCCAGTCCAGGGTCTTTTCGCTTGGTTGGGTGCTCATTCGACAAACTGTTCCTTCAGGATGCGTTCTTCAAGATTGTGTTCCGGGTCAAACAACAGGCGGATATCCATGCTGGAATCCTCGCGGATGATGACCTTGGAGACATCGCGAACTTCGGTATAATCGGCCACGGCGGAAACCGGGCGTTTTTCGGGTTCGAGAACTTCAAATATCACCTGTGCCTTTTCAGGCAGCAGTGCGCCACGCCAGCGGCGCGGGCGAAACGGGCTGATCGGGGTGAGGGCCAAAAGGCCGCTTCCCATTGGCAGGATCGGCCCGTGCGCCGAAAGGTTATAGGCGGTGCTGCCCGCCGGTGTGCAGACCAGAGCGCCATCGCACACCAGTTCGGGCAGGCGCTCCACGCCATCAATTTTAATGCGCAGTTTGGCCGCCTGGCGGGTTTCACGCAAAAGAGAGACCTCGTTAATCGCAAGCGCACACATGGAGCCGCCATCCTTGGTATGGGCTTCCATTTGCAAGGGATGAAGCTTGACGGTCTGGGCCTCCTGAATGCGCTCAGGCAGGTCGATTTCGCGAAATTCGTTCATCAAAAAGCCGACAGTGCCGCGATTCATGCCGTAAATCGGCACCTTGCGGCCCATATAACGGTGCAGGGTTTCCAGCATGAAACCATCCCCGCCAAGGGCGACAATGACTTCGGCCTTGTCGGGCGAAACATGGCCATAACGGTGCTTGAGCCGATACATGGCATCCTGGGCGATTTTTGTTTCGGCGGCGACAAAGGCAATTGAATGAATGTACATTTTTTATCCGTCGGGGCGAGGATGGCCACACGCACCTGACATGATCATTTCACTCTCATCGTCAGGCCCGTGCAATGCGCCTGCAAATAGAGCCCGATTGACAATGAATTGCAAGGGGCAGGGCGAAAAACAGCACTTGCAGCAGTGTCGGGAATAATTTGCGGCGGATTGAAGGTAAAAGTCTTTAGGTCGTATTGACGTGCGCGGTAAAAGAGGTAACGCTTTGCCCGGTTTGAGGAAGATATGGCGCATCAAATACCATGAATGATAGCAAAGACCTCGCTCCGCTGGTTTTGGGCGATGAAGACGAAAGCGGTGAAGGCTGGCGTCGTGATGCAAAACGGGGGACCGGGCGCGAGGTTCGGGCGCGCTTGACGCGCGATCCGAATGGCACCCGCCAGAAATTGCTCGATGCCGGTTTTGCCGAAATCCGCCGTGCCGGGATCGAGGCGGCCTCGATTGCCAATATCATTGATCTGGCCGGGGTGACAAAAGGCGCGCTGTATCATCATTTCCGCAGCAAATCGCAGCTTGCCAACGCCGTGATCGAGGAATGCCTGCCCGCCTATGTCGATGATATCTGGCTGGACCCCTTGGCCTTTGAAGAGGACGTTTTACCCGCCCTGATGGCGCAGGTGGACCGGCTGGGCACCGATGATACCCCGGAAATTTTGGCGCATGGCTGCCCGCTGGCGCGCCTGGCATCAAGTGCGGATGACATGGATGATGCAACCCGTAAGCGTATTGACGGGGTGTATCGGTATTGGCGGCGTGGCCTGGCCGGGCATATCAGCCGGTCGCAATTTGCCAAATATGTGCGCACCGATGTGCAGGCTTCGGCCGTGGCGGAATTTATCATGGCGACCCTGCATGGCTATCTGAGCCGCCCGCCGGTTTTGCGCGGGGCGGAAGTACACGCCGCCTTTGCCGGGGAATATGCCCGCTATTTAAGCGGTTTGCGTCCCTGAAGGTTATTGCCTTTAAAAAGATTCCCGTTTTTTCGGATAGATGCCGTGTGCCGGGGCAGGGCGGGTTGCGCGGAACGATGTGTTGTCCTTAATTTTTGCCACCATTAACAACATTAATTTTGTGTTGTTGTAAATTATTTGACGAAAGGATGTTGGGAAATATATAAGAACTACAAATTCGCATATTCTTTTGGAGGGTGCAAACAATGCGTTCCCGTATTTTGGCAGGAATTGCTGCCGTCGTGATGATGATGGGGGCCGGTGCGGCCCAGGCCGAACGCCTGACGGAAAAGCCGCTGGTGGATGCCGGTTGGCTGGCGGATAATCTTGGCAATGATTCTTTGGTGGTTGTTGACATTCGTTCGCCGGGCAAATCGGGCAATCCCTATGATGCCGGGCATATCCCCGGTGCGGTTGATGCGCCTTATGGCAAGTTTGGCTGGCGCGCCAAGGTTGGCGATGTTGTCGGCATGCTGCCGCCGGTGGATGTGATTGCACAGCGTATCGGCAGCCTGGGCATTGATAATGACAAACAGGTCGTCATCGTGCCGGCCGGGGAAAATTCCAGCGACTTTGGCGCTGCCACCCGTGTTTATTGGACGTTTAAAGTGCTGGGCCATGATGCCGTCACCATCTTGGATGGCGGGCAGCGGGCCTGGGTCGCTGCAAAGGGTGACATTTCAACAGAGGCAGTCAAGCCCGAGCAGGTGGCCTTTACCGCCCATTTCCGCCCCGAGCTGATTGCGACAGCCGACGAGGTTGCCGCAGCAAAATCAAAGGGCGTCGCCCTGATTGATGCCCGCCCTGAAGCGCAGTTTGCCGGGCAGAGCAAAAGCCCGGTTGTGGCCCGTTTTGGGGCCATTCCTGGTGCTGTGAATATTTCGCAGTCGCAATTCTATGACGCCAAAGACGGTAAGTTTGTTGCGGCCGACGTGATTGAACAGCTTGCCGGGAAGGCGGGTGTGTCGGAAAACAGCAAGGAAATTACCTATTGCAACACCGGCCATTGGGCCTCTGTGGCGTGGTTTGGCCTGTCCGAAGTGATGGGTAACAAAAACACCAAAATGTATGATGGTTCGATGGCCGAATGGGCCGCTGATCCGTCGCGCGATGTGGTGAAAACCCGGTAATCTGCCGCTTGGCAGGTTTATATGGAATTGGAAATGCCCCGGCCTGGCCGAATGCGGGTTTTGCCGGGGCTGATTTCCACCGGATTTGATAACGACGTGGTGAATCACTGCGCCTTGCCGGGACCAAGTCAGACGGGCAACGACGGAAAAGTTGCCCCAACGGTCGGCGCAATCCGGCCGGTTTGTTGTTGGTCTTATGCCTCGGCGGCTCATCCGGGTTGCTCATAACGGCCTTTGGCCGATAACGAAGTTTCAGGATCACTCATGGCTGATACAAGCGGGGCAAGCGCGCGTGCACAGGCTGCACCCATGCTTCCCTTTACCTTTGATCGTGGACCGGCTGCCATTTGCGCCGTCATTTTTGCGGCGGTGGCACTGGTCATTGCCCAGGCTGTCAGCCTGCATCAGATGATTGTTTATCTGATTGGCGGGGTGTTGGGCCTGGCCCTTTATCACGCATCGTTTGGCTTTACCGGCGGCTGGCGTCGCATGGTGGTGGAACGGCGCGGGCGGGCCATGCGCGCCCAGCTTTTGATGGTCGGTGTTGCCGCCATTGCCTTCATTCCGTTGCTGGCCTTTGGCTCCCCCTTTGGCGGATCGCTTGTCGGGGCGCTGGCACCGGTTGGGGTATCGGTTCTGGTCGGCGCGCTGATCTTTGGTTTTGGCATGCAGCTTGGCGGCGGCTGTGGCTCCGGCACGTTGTTTACCGCTGGTGGCGGATCGGCCCGGATGCTGGTGACGCTGGCGTTTTTTGTGGTCGGCGCGTTGCTGGGTACGGCGCATTTGCCCATGTGGCTAACTTTACCATCCTTGCCGCCCGTTGGGCTGGGCAGTGTTTTTGGTCCGGTTGGCGGTATCGTTGTCACATTGGTCGCCCTTGCAGGTGTGGCTTTGCTTACGGTGATTGTTGAACGCCGCGCACATGGTGCGCTTGAGCAGGTGTCGCCCCCGTCGCGTCACGGCATCGCGCGGTTTTTGCATGGGCCGTGGCCGTTGGTCGGCACGGGCTTGCTGCTGGCGCTGATGAATGTCCTGACCCTTCTGGTCACGGGGCATCCGTGGTCGATCACATTCGGCTTTGGTGTGTGGGGGGCGAAAATCGCCCAGGTGTTCGGCGTGGGGGTTGAAAACTGGGCCTTTTGGAACTGGCCCGGCCCGGCCCGCGCACTTCATAACTCCGTGCTGGCCGATGATACCTCGGTCATGAATTTTGGCATTCTGATTGGGGCGGCGCTGGCATCGGCGCTGGCTGGCAAATTTGCCCCGCGTGTGCGCGTGCCGCTGGCATCGCTTGTCGCGGCTGCGATTGGCGGGGTTTTGATGGGCTATGGGGCGCGGCTGGCCTTTGGCTGCAATATCGGTGCGCTTTTTAGCGGCATTGCCTCGGGCAGTTTGCATGGCTGGTTGTGGTTTGCGGCCGCCTTTGTGGGCAGTGCGCTGGGTATTGCCGTTCGTCCGGTTTTTGGTCTCGATGGATTTAAAAAGAAATGACCGATCGTAATTATCTGCTTTATGGCGCGGTTTTTCTGGCCGCCACGGGTGCCATTGCCGCGGACCATTTCAGTCATGCGGGGGCGAATCCCCCTGCTATGTCCCGCCCGGCGACTCCGGCGGCTGCATCTGGATCATCTTCTGGCGGGAACCCGTGTGCCGCGGCCAACCCCTGTGCCGCTGCCAGCCCGTGCATGGCAAACCCGTGCGGCGCTGCGGGCGTGGATGGCAACCCGTGCGCCGGGTTTAACCCCTGTGCGGCAGAAAACCCGTGCGCGGCTTATAACCCTTGTGCAGCGGGCAATCCGTGTGCAGTGGCGAATCCCTGTGCAGCCATGAATCCCTGTGCCGCGATGAACCCCTGTGCTGCCGGGGCAAATCCTTGTGGGGCCTATAACCCTTGCGGCGCGGGTAATCCCTGCGCGCCCGCCGTGGCTAATCCGTGTGCTGCGGTTAATCCCTGTGCTGCAAGCAACCCGTGTGCGGCATATAATCCCTGTGGTGCGATGGGGCAGTGATCTGCCTAAGCTAATGTAAATAAATACCTTTCAAAGTTTGTAGGTTTTGGTTGTAATATCAAAATCGATGGCGAAGGGGTGGTGCTAAATGGCTGGGCGGCGATGGAGCGAATCGGAACTTTTGGTTGCTCTTAATATCTATTTTGAATTGGAGTTTGGCCAATTCCATCAATATCAACCGCGGATCATTGAGATTGCAAAGCTTTTGGATCGAACGGCAAGCTCGCTGGCGATGAAGCTTTGCAATTTTGCAAGCCTTGACCCTGCTATGAATGGAAAGGGCCTCTCTGGTGCCAGTAAGGCAGATCGCGAAATCATGCGATCGTTTATTGATGATACAGAAAATACAATTGCGCGCGCTCAAATCGCTCTAGAAGACTTGATGGCTCATCACGATAGTGATGTTACCGTCAATCAAGATAGAGTTCGGCGAGATCAATTCAGTGAAGGAGCGATGTCATTTTCAGGCCAAGTGCCTAGAATGACTGAATCTGTTGCGATGCGGAAAACGCGCATTGGACAGCCCTTTTTTCGCACTGCTGTATTGGCGGGTTATCGACATCGTTGCGGTGTTTGTGCGCTCAATATTCCTGAGTTGCTTGTTGCTTCGCACATTATTCCGTGGAGTCAGGTGCCTCATTTGCGTTTGCGACCGGACAACGGTATTTCATTATGTTCAATTCACGATAAAGCATTTGATCTTGGTTTTTGGTCGCTTGACCATCAGTTGCGTATCGTGCTCAGTCGTCGTTTGGTGCAATTAGGTGGTGAGGCTGAGGCCTTGTTTTTTGGTAAATTTGAAGGGAAAGGGTTGATTTTGCCGGATCGTTTTGTGCCCAAAATAGAATTTATCGAGTGGCACAGGAGCAATGTCTTTTTAGACGGAAAACTCTAAGTTTGGCGGCTTTATGACGAAGGCTTTGAGAGATAACGAAAATATCCTGTTTGACAATCGCTTCAAACTCTGCGCATCTTACCTGCGTCATTTGATTGCTCCAGTAGCGTAGAGGGAACGTTAACCTGTTCCAGCCTGTAGAGTGGTTACGGAAGAACAGCATGGAACTGCCCTGCTACGCGGGTAATTCGGAAGAGATGCAAGGCGCAGACCTGTATA is a genomic window containing:
- a CDS encoding NAD kinase is translated as MYIHSIAFVAAETKIAQDAMYRLKHRYGHVSPDKAEVIVALGGDGFMLETLHRYMGRKVPIYGMNRGTVGFLMNEFREIDLPERIQEAQTVKLHPLQMEAHTKDGGSMCALAINEVSLLRETRQAAKLRIKIDGVERLPELVCDGALVCTPAGSTAYNLSAHGPILPMGSGLLALTPISPFRPRRWRGALLPEKAQVIFEVLEPEKRPVSAVADYTEVRDVSKVIIREDSSMDIRLLFDPEHNLEERILKEQFVE
- a CDS encoding TetR/AcrR family transcriptional regulator, giving the protein MNDSKDLAPLVLGDEDESGEGWRRDAKRGTGREVRARLTRDPNGTRQKLLDAGFAEIRRAGIEAASIANIIDLAGVTKGALYHHFRSKSQLANAVIEECLPAYVDDIWLDPLAFEEDVLPALMAQVDRLGTDDTPEILAHGCPLARLASSADDMDDATRKRIDGVYRYWRRGLAGHISRSQFAKYVRTDVQASAVAEFIMATLHGYLSRPPVLRGAEVHAAFAGEYARYLSGLRP
- a CDS encoding sulfurtransferase, with protein sequence MRSRILAGIAAVVMMMGAGAAQAERLTEKPLVDAGWLADNLGNDSLVVVDIRSPGKSGNPYDAGHIPGAVDAPYGKFGWRAKVGDVVGMLPPVDVIAQRIGSLGIDNDKQVVIVPAGENSSDFGAATRVYWTFKVLGHDAVTILDGGQRAWVAAKGDISTEAVKPEQVAFTAHFRPELIATADEVAAAKSKGVALIDARPEAQFAGQSKSPVVARFGAIPGAVNISQSQFYDAKDGKFVAADVIEQLAGKAGVSENSKEITYCNTGHWASVAWFGLSEVMGNKNTKMYDGSMAEWAADPSRDVVKTR
- a CDS encoding YeeE/YedE family protein, encoding MADTSGASARAQAAPMLPFTFDRGPAAICAVIFAAVALVIAQAVSLHQMIVYLIGGVLGLALYHASFGFTGGWRRMVVERRGRAMRAQLLMVGVAAIAFIPLLAFGSPFGGSLVGALAPVGVSVLVGALIFGFGMQLGGGCGSGTLFTAGGGSARMLVTLAFFVVGALLGTAHLPMWLTLPSLPPVGLGSVFGPVGGIVVTLVALAGVALLTVIVERRAHGALEQVSPPSRHGIARFLHGPWPLVGTGLLLALMNVLTLLVTGHPWSITFGFGVWGAKIAQVFGVGVENWAFWNWPGPARALHNSVLADDTSVMNFGILIGAALASALAGKFAPRVRVPLASLVAAAIGGVLMGYGARLAFGCNIGALFSGIASGSLHGWLWFAAAFVGSALGIAVRPVFGLDGFKKK
- a CDS encoding thiamine pyrophosphate-dependent enzyme, coding for MSRTIAETIVDMLADAGVKRLYAVTGDSLNLLNDAIRRDGRIDWIHVRHEEAGAYAAMAEGVLGGLGCCAGSSGPGHVHLINGLYDAHRWGAPVIALPSTIDRADYGMESFQETDLGMFDGCSWYNELAQIPEQAPRMLQQALQNAITRKGVGVFGYSGDILPLDLPETAIASPVYRPGTVLRPDDGALDDLAKMLTGAKRPFIYGGMGCDAARDQVRELARRLNAPVGWTLKGKMALEHDNPNGVGMTGFIGGKACADAIARADVVLLLGTDFPWKDFLQTDARIAQVLTHGERLGRRTHVKMGLVGDVRATLDALLPRLETRADDSFLQDRLKAVKSDRDNMVHHAQKPGKKGEISPEYLTTAISRLADDDAIFTADTGMTTVWAARYIESTGKRSFMGSFSHGSMANAMPQAIGAALAGNGRQTIALCGDGGISMLLGDLATIGQYQLPVKMVVYNNSSLGMVEIEMQLAGIPNFQTEMVNPDFAAIAEACGIRGVQVEDPEKLDDALEMAMNHEGPVLLDVKTDRYAVAMPPHTSPEQLGKYALSEAKMVLNGRGTEVIEQLKTNFKYLRDL
- a CDS encoding FMN-binding glutamate synthase family protein gives rise to the protein MTKKETVFSAFTGANGLVRAILPLLAIAGTVFCLIAAFFAASWLWGLVICLPILALAIHDVSQRDYAILRNYPVLGWARYLFQDLRPYLRSYIVEGDLEGRPFNQDQRRLVYERARDEEDNHPFGTELDVYAHEYRWISHSIAATDVPDTDPRITIGGPQCSKPYNASILNISAMSFGSLSARAIEALNTGAKMGNFAHDTGEGSISPYHRKGGGDLIWELGSGYFGCRTEDGNFDEDLFVKAACTDQVKMIEIKLSQGAKPGHGGVLPAAKVSPEIAETRKVPQGQDCVSPAAHKAFSTPRQMLEFAARLRDLSGGKPVGIKLCVGHPHEPFAIAKAMLETGIYLDFIVVDGAEGGTGAAPIELSNHVGQPLYDGLVIMRNALVGTGLKKHVRLGASGKVHSGSGIAHAIALGADWVNAARAFMFSIGCIQSMNCHKGNCPVGVATQDPHRQRGLVVEDKAEQVERFHRKTVRAALQISCAAGLESIHDLEPHHLFHRISPTEARTADQIYPFVAENQLIEAPEDTPYDLWWKAASADSFNVAKQVGEEHKAKSMCG
- a CDS encoding P-loop NTPase fold protein encodes the protein MKIKIPEIEISEKMGFDPDLDIFKRKSFGERLANLVENATDSPVIAIDSAWGEGKSTFIKMWRGYIEHQREKKLKSIYFDAFENDHQKDAFLAVTSEIYAKISGENVERKKEFLRIASKTAKSLTRGSIKLGVQLATSGIISGSMIDKAEDGISNLLSDQVDEIVGEKLKNIKSDKKAISDFKKELEKFSEDEGNGAPIIFIIDELDRCRPDFALDLLEQTKHLFSANGIIFILITNREQLEESIRFRYGPNINAKNYLHKFVNIWLSLPRTRSDDNKDDGENFINYAVNMMTEENEKIAYPTTIAALTEIIKINQPSYREIERILAYYAIINNMSDERGLDEDYQLLSAIACYIKACKHETIKDTSKIETGDIITSIGIDKITKKQKSSTLEYMISLVKFDLASEHEKSAMVQRGDFHQLYFNNNPGSTLIRILSWLQKIER
- the argE gene encoding acetylornithine deacetylase; protein product: MSTQPSEKTLDWLAKLIAHKTTSLDSNLALINQAQDFLKGLGYRCHTVFDDDHGKANLYASIGPDVPGGVILSGHSDVVPVEGQVWQSDPFTTEIRGDKLYGRGSCDMKGFLACLMGRAEDFAKANLRVPIHIAFTYDEEVGCIGAPRLVEMINDLNCKPAMCIVGEPTSMQVITQHKGKFSGRAHVTGRSGHSSLPGEGVNAIEYAAELIVFLKQLGKKFRTEGPHDNDFVPNHTTVHTGLIQGGTQLNIIPQNCWFDFEYRNLPLHDRAEIRQTIQDYIDTVLHPEMRETYDDVGIEIETMSDVAGLATGDDDDVTRLVMELTGANTTGKVSFGTEAGIFAELGDIPTVVCGPGSIEQAHKPDEFIALDQLVRCEVFLDKLVRVISA